From the genome of Winogradskyella forsetii, one region includes:
- a CDS encoding DUF1572 family protein, which yields MKQTEQLANRLREVILNGTWIANTNYKAQLENLDLRIANTKYQSLNTISVLAQHIHYYISGITNVFTNNKLEISDKFSFDFPLIESQKAWDSFLNTFWSDTENLANLIETMPEEDLKKDFVDKKYGSFLRNIDGMIEHSYYHLGQIVLIKKVLDSSQIHPIKQKNN from the coding sequence ATGAAGCAAACAGAACAATTAGCTAATCGACTGAGAGAAGTTATACTGAATGGTACATGGATTGCCAACACAAATTATAAGGCGCAATTGGAAAATTTGGATTTGCGCATTGCGAATACAAAATACCAATCGTTAAACACTATTTCTGTATTAGCGCAGCATATACACTATTATATCTCTGGAATAACCAATGTGTTTACTAATAATAAACTTGAAATAAGCGATAAATTTAGTTTTGATTTTCCGCTAATAGAATCACAGAAAGCATGGGATTCATTTTTAAATACATTTTGGAGCGATACTGAAAATTTGGCCAATTTAATTGAAACAATGCCTGAAGAAGATCTAAAAAAAGACTTTGTCGATAAAAAATATGGCTCTTTTCTTCGAAATATTGATGGTATGATTGAGCATAGTTATTATCATCTTGGACAAATTGTGCTGATTAAAAAAGTATTGGATTCCTCTCAAATACACCCAATAAAACAAAAAAATAATTGA
- a CDS encoding YHS domain-containing (seleno)protein, translated as MAEGYDVVAYFNREAVEGSDDYKTAHDGVNYKFISQENLNTFLENPKAYMPQYGGYCAYAVAKDSKKVSIDPETFEIRDGKLYLFYNSWGNNTLKKWQKENVKGLQKKADLNWEAIKLR; from the coding sequence GTGGCAGAAGGGTATGATGTTGTTGCTTATTTTAATAGGGAAGCTGTTGAAGGTTCTGACGATTATAAAACAGCACACGATGGTGTTAACTACAAATTTATATCACAAGAAAATCTCAATACGTTTCTAGAAAACCCTAAAGCTTATATGCCACAATATGGCGGTTATTGCGCTTATGCGGTTGCAAAGGATTCTAAAAAAGTTAGTATAGATCCTGAAACTTTTGAAATAAGGGACGGAAAGCTCTATTTATTCTATAATTCTTGGGGAAATAATACCTTAAAAAAATGGCAGAAAGAAAATGTGAAAGGTTTACAGAAAAAAGCCGACTTAAATTGGGAGGCTATAAAGTTAAGATGA
- a CDS encoding LuxE/PaaK family acyltransferase, whose amino-acid sequence MISKDDIFNIKSKTDFDALALDVFKFQFENNNVYRSFCDLLYKHPADIKCVSEIPFLPIQFFKSHSILSSSQNIEKTFSSSGTTGSTTSKHLVTDLKLYEDSYLKAFRHFYGAIEDYVVLALLPSYLERDGSSLIYMVDDLIKKSNHAESGFYLHNLDELASTLQTLEAKQQKTLLIGVSFALLDLVEVHQFNLKHTIVMETGGMKGRRKEIIRQELHQILKSGFGVNQIHSEYGMTELLSQAYSKGHGVFQCPPWMKILTRDTEDALSIQQSNKTGGINVIDLANLNSCAFIATQDLGKVDDNGQFEIIGRFDNSDIRGCNLMAL is encoded by the coding sequence ATGATTTCTAAAGACGACATTTTTAATATAAAATCCAAAACTGATTTTGATGCCTTGGCTTTAGATGTTTTTAAATTTCAGTTTGAAAATAATAACGTCTATCGCTCGTTTTGCGATTTATTGTATAAGCATCCAGCGGATATAAAGTGTGTTTCTGAAATTCCATTTTTGCCGATTCAGTTTTTTAAATCCCATTCTATTTTAAGTTCATCCCAAAATATTGAAAAAACGTTTTCTAGTTCTGGTACCACAGGAAGTACTACGAGTAAACATTTAGTGACGGATTTAAAACTTTATGAAGACAGCTATTTAAAAGCTTTTAGACACTTTTATGGTGCTATTGAAGATTATGTAGTCTTAGCGCTTTTGCCCTCTTATTTAGAACGTGATGGCTCTTCACTTATCTATATGGTAGATGATTTAATAAAGAAATCCAATCATGCTGAAAGCGGATTTTACCTGCATAATCTCGATGAGTTGGCAAGTACATTACAAACACTTGAAGCCAAACAACAAAAAACCTTACTTATAGGCGTATCATTTGCCTTATTGGATTTGGTTGAAGTCCATCAATTCAACTTAAAACATACCATTGTGATGGAAACGGGTGGTATGAAAGGAAGGCGAAAAGAAATTATACGACAGGAGTTACACCAAATTCTTAAATCGGGTTTTGGCGTGAACCAAATTCATAGTGAATATGGCATGACGGAACTTTTGAGTCAAGCCTACTCTAAAGGTCATGGTGTTTTTCAATGTCCACCTTGGATGAAAATCTTAACACGTGATACCGAAGACGCTCTCAGTATTCAGCAATCCAACAAAACAGGTGGTATAAATGTGATTGATTTGGCAAATCTTAATTCGTGCGCCTTTATTGCTACCCAAGATTTGGGAAAAGTCGATGACAACGGCCAGTTTGAAATCATTGGAAGATTCGATAACTCTGATATACGAGGTTGCAATTTAATGGCATTGTAA
- a CDS encoding T9SS type A sorting domain-containing protein, producing the protein MKKIYFLFFTLLFTAATSYGQVVINEIDVDTPGADEAEFVELKAAPNASLDGYIVVFFNGSNDLSYGTWDLTGKTADANGFFILANTALISGNDIDLPPGGSGYIQNGPDAIAIYQDSAANFPEGTAVTMTNLIDAIVYGTSDSDDPELLSGLGETVQYDEDLNGAKDTESLQLNAAGTAYETKAPTFRNSNDAAVCELSLTSTSAVCDAFTVGTDTYTATVDFSGGGTSTYTVTADSGTVDLSAGDPSTDATGTITVTGVAEGTDVIISAVDGALCDLSSTVTSPSCEPSNSLPLYEGFDYTVGTDIGTEANWNNYSGSDNPIDVVSGSLSYPGLAGSTGNSVYIEGGFIDSELVFTPVTTGEVFASFIINVSDLSNITDLADGGYFVLLGDFDARLWVHPDTDPVGTTYDIALTNGSSGENFTTTKYNVGDSVFIVISYNVATGAINGWVNPAGDDFGGSAPTALLTDTDASPSPFVDTFALRQDSAGETPAMTFDELRIGTTWADVTPTTLSITNENRNNFSVYPNPVSSGIVNISSTNSEAINVQVFDILGKQVKNQTLTNNTLNVSSLKSGVYIIKITQNNASTTKKLVIK; encoded by the coding sequence ATGAAGAAAATTTACTTTTTATTTTTTACCCTTTTATTTACAGCTGCCACTTCTTATGGTCAAGTTGTTATAAATGAAATCGATGTTGATACACCAGGTGCAGATGAGGCTGAATTTGTAGAATTAAAAGCAGCTCCAAATGCATCTTTAGATGGATACATTGTTGTGTTTTTTAACGGTAGTAATGATTTAAGTTATGGAACTTGGGATCTTACAGGAAAAACGGCTGATGCTAACGGTTTTTTTATTCTAGCAAACACAGCACTAATTAGTGGAAATGATATTGATTTGCCGCCAGGAGGATCTGGTTACATTCAAAACGGTCCTGATGCTATTGCTATTTATCAAGATTCTGCTGCTAATTTTCCTGAAGGAACTGCAGTAACTATGACTAATTTAATTGATGCTATAGTTTATGGTACTAGTGATAGTGATGACCCAGAATTATTATCTGGTTTAGGTGAAACAGTTCAATATGATGAAGATCTTAATGGTGCAAAGGACACTGAATCCTTACAGTTAAATGCTGCTGGAACAGCTTACGAAACTAAAGCACCTACCTTTAGAAATTCTAATGATGCCGCTGTTTGTGAATTGAGCTTAACTTCTACTTCTGCGGTTTGTGACGCTTTTACTGTTGGTACGGATACATATACTGCTACAGTTGACTTTTCTGGTGGAGGAACTTCTACTTATACTGTAACTGCAGATTCCGGAACAGTTGATTTATCCGCTGGTGACCCTTCTACAGATGCAACAGGAACCATTACAGTAACTGGAGTTGCTGAGGGAACTGATGTAATTATTTCAGCTGTTGATGGCGCGCTTTGTGATTTAAGTAGTACAGTAACAAGCCCTTCTTGTGAACCGTCTAATTCTTTACCACTTTACGAAGGATTTGACTATACTGTTGGAACTGATATAGGAACTGAAGCGAATTGGAATAATTACAGTGGATCAGATAACCCTATTGATGTAGTTTCTGGTAGTTTATCTTATCCAGGATTAGCGGGTTCTACAGGAAATTCTGTTTATATTGAAGGTGGTTTTATTGATTCTGAACTTGTTTTTACCCCTGTAACTACTGGAGAAGTATTTGCATCTTTTATTATTAATGTTAGCGACCTTTCTAATATTACTGATCTCGCAGATGGAGGCTATTTTGTTTTACTAGGAGATTTTGATGCTAGACTTTGGGTTCATCCAGATACTGATCCTGTTGGAACAACTTACGATATTGCGTTAACAAACGGTAGTAGCGGAGAAAATTTTACGACTACTAAATACAATGTTGGAGATAGTGTTTTTATAGTTATTAGTTATAACGTTGCCACAGGTGCAATTAACGGTTGGGTTAATCCTGCGGGTGATGACTTTGGTGGTTCTGCACCAACGGCACTGCTTACGGATACCGACGCTTCACCAAGTCCATTTGTAGACACTTTTGCTCTGAGACAAGATTCTGCTGGTGAAACTCCTGCTATGACTTTTGATGAATTGCGAATTGGAACTACTTGGGCTGATGTTACGCCAACCACATTGTCCATAACGAATGAAAATAGAAATAATTTTTCAGTTTATCCGAATCCAGTTTCTTCTGGTATCGTAAATATTTCTTCCACTAATAGTGAAGCAATAAACGTTCAAGTATTTGATATTTTAGGTAAGCAAGTTAAAAACCAAACGTTAACAAACAACACATTAAATGTTTCTAGTTTAAAGTCTGGTGTTTACATTATTAAAATCACTCAGAATAATGCTTCTACCACTAAGAAATTAGTGATTAAGTAA
- a CDS encoding response regulator transcription factor, translating to MKKKEIKILLVDDEPDILEIVGYNLAAEGYQVIKGENGVEAVELAKKHQPHLIILDVMMPKMDGIEACERIRELPELSEAVITFLTARGEDYSQVAGFDAGADDYIAKPIKPKVLISKVKALLRRFKHSENNVENIVKIGDLVIYKEEYKITIKGKEITLPRKEFELLSLLATKPGKVFKRDEILDKVWGNEVVVGGRTIDVHIRKLREKIGDKSFKTVKGVGYKFVD from the coding sequence TTGAAAAAGAAAGAGATTAAAATACTGTTGGTAGATGATGAACCGGATATTTTAGAAATTGTGGGCTATAATTTAGCTGCTGAAGGTTACCAGGTTATAAAAGGAGAAAATGGTGTAGAAGCCGTTGAGTTGGCAAAAAAACATCAGCCTCATTTAATTATCTTGGATGTGATGATGCCAAAAATGGATGGTATCGAGGCCTGTGAACGTATCCGAGAACTGCCAGAATTGAGTGAAGCAGTCATTACCTTTTTAACCGCTAGAGGCGAGGATTATTCTCAAGTTGCAGGTTTTGATGCTGGTGCAGACGACTACATCGCTAAACCTATAAAGCCTAAGGTTTTAATTAGTAAAGTAAAAGCTTTACTCCGACGTTTTAAGCATTCTGAAAACAACGTTGAAAATATTGTAAAAATTGGCGACTTAGTCATTTATAAAGAAGAATATAAAATTACAATTAAAGGTAAAGAAATTACCTTGCCAAGAAAAGAGTTTGAATTGTTATCTTTGTTAGCAACCAAGCCAGGTAAGGTCTTTAAACGTGATGAAATCTTAGATAAAGTCTGGGGAAATGAAGTTGTAGTTGGTGGCAGAACCATTGATGTACATATAAGAAAACTTCGTGAAAAAATAGGCGATAAATCTTTTAAAACCGTTAAAGGCGTTGGTTACAAGTTCGTAGACTAA
- a CDS encoding sensor histidine kinase, translated as MQNKKSLKKSYKFALRTALYVTLFSTGLMLLFLYYFQALHWQAVFYPIICYPLCFAIVQYRVERFIYRRVKQIYDDLTLLESTSLRQQPITTDMGTLTKEIDKYAKNKKIEIETLKIREEYRKEFIGNVSHELKTPLFSVQSYLLTLLDGGIEDEKIRKKYLGRASKGVERLTYIIKDLDMITKLEVGDLSLKKENFDIVKLVQNVFDLFEMKAAKKHITLTFDIDYHQPIMVYADKERIQQVLTNLIVNSIKYGREKGTTEVSIENLIKNKAIIRVTDNGEGIAKANLQRLFERFYRVDKSGSRKEGGSGLGLSIVKHIVEAHEEKIYIESQLGVGSEFSFTLEKTK; from the coding sequence ATGCAAAATAAAAAGAGTTTAAAAAAATCATACAAATTCGCATTGCGAACAGCGCTCTATGTGACCCTGTTTTCGACTGGGCTTATGCTTTTATTTTTATATTATTTCCAAGCCCTTCATTGGCAAGCGGTTTTTTATCCCATAATTTGTTACCCTTTATGTTTTGCTATTGTACAATATCGCGTGGAGCGCTTCATCTACAGACGTGTTAAGCAAATCTATGATGATTTGACACTTTTAGAATCTACGAGTTTAAGACAACAACCCATTACTACAGATATGGGCACTTTAACCAAAGAAATCGATAAATACGCCAAAAACAAGAAGATTGAAATAGAAACTTTAAAAATCAGGGAAGAATATAGAAAAGAATTTATCGGCAATGTTTCTCATGAGCTAAAAACACCATTGTTTTCCGTACAGAGCTATTTACTTACCTTGCTGGATGGTGGTATTGAAGATGAAAAAATCAGAAAAAAATACTTGGGCAGAGCGAGTAAAGGTGTTGAAAGGCTCACTTATATCATTAAGGATTTAGATATGATTACTAAACTCGAAGTTGGTGATCTCAGCCTTAAAAAAGAAAATTTTGATATCGTTAAATTGGTTCAAAATGTGTTTGATCTTTTTGAAATGAAAGCGGCAAAGAAACATATAACCTTAACTTTTGACATCGATTATCATCAACCCATTATGGTGTATGCAGATAAAGAACGCATTCAACAAGTATTAACCAATCTTATTGTTAATTCAATAAAGTACGGTCGTGAAAAAGGGACTACGGAAGTGAGCATCGAAAACCTCATTAAAAACAAAGCGATTATTAGAGTTACCGATAATGGCGAAGGTATTGCAAAAGCCAATCTTCAGCGTTTATTTGAGCGTTTCTATCGTGTAGATAAAAGTGGTTCGCGTAAAGAAGGCGGGTCAGGTTTGGGCTTATCTATCGTTAAGCATATTGTTGAAGCCCATGAAGAAAAAATTTATATTGAAAGTCAATTGGGTGTTGGTAGTGAGTTTTCATTCACCTTGGAAAAGACGAAATAG
- a CDS encoding glycosyltransferase: MGHATRCIPIIHELIRHNFKPVIASDGFALQLLQKEFPKLEILELPSYNISYSKNPKKLRLKLLKDTPHLLKTIKKEQKVIADFIESTPISGIISDNRFGVRHNTIPSVFVTHQLQVLSGNTTWLSTRIHQKIISRFNECWVPDYDSEKNLSGILGHIEGFKAALTYLGPLSRFEKQQLEIKYELLVVLSGPEPQRTFLEEKLFHELINFKGNICFVKGVIETEQSISHHKNMSIYNFMTSIELEKAINESEVVLSRSGYTTIMDLAKLEKQAFFIPTPGQFEQEYLAEKLESEGIAPFCNQDEFCLDLLAQLKNYSGLKFKENRLNYKKLFRLFQGE; this comes from the coding sequence TTGGGTCATGCTACGCGATGTATTCCTATTATTCATGAATTAATTCGGCATAATTTTAAACCCGTAATAGCGAGTGATGGTTTTGCGCTTCAATTATTACAAAAGGAATTCCCAAAACTTGAAATTTTAGAATTGCCGTCCTATAACATTAGCTATTCAAAAAACCCAAAAAAGTTGAGGCTAAAACTTTTAAAGGACACACCGCACCTTTTAAAAACGATAAAAAAAGAGCAGAAGGTTATTGCCGATTTTATTGAAAGTACTCCTATTTCGGGCATAATTTCTGATAACCGATTTGGTGTGCGACATAACACTATTCCTTCGGTATTTGTAACGCATCAATTGCAAGTTTTGAGCGGAAATACCACTTGGCTAAGTACTAGAATTCATCAAAAAATCATTTCTAGATTTAATGAATGTTGGGTTCCTGATTATGATTCTGAAAAAAATCTCAGTGGTATTTTAGGGCATATTGAAGGTTTTAAAGCGGCATTAACCTATTTAGGACCTTTGTCCCGATTTGAAAAACAACAACTAGAAATTAAATATGAGCTTCTCGTTGTTCTTTCTGGCCCTGAACCACAACGGACTTTTTTGGAAGAAAAATTATTCCATGAGCTTATAAATTTCAAGGGTAACATTTGTTTTGTAAAAGGCGTCATTGAAACTGAACAATCAATTTCGCATCATAAGAACATGAGTATCTATAATTTTATGACCAGTATTGAACTCGAAAAAGCCATAAATGAAAGTGAAGTGGTTTTGAGCAGATCAGGTTACACTACTATTATGGATTTGGCAAAACTTGAAAAGCAAGCCTTTTTTATACCTACGCCTGGGCAATTTGAACAAGAATACTTAGCGGAAAAATTAGAATCTGAGGGGATTGCGCCTTTTTGTAATCAAGATGAGTTTTGTTTAGATTTATTAGCACAACTTAAAAATTATTCGGGCTTGAAATTCAAAGAAAACCGATTAAATTACAAGAAACTATTTCGTCTTTTCCAAGGTGAATGA